The sequence TGGAGCCTCATTTCCCTTTGTGGTTCGAAATCCTCCCACTTAAAAAAACTAAGGACTCCTCATGCGTCAAGCCGAAGATTTAACCAGCCTTACCCTATTAGGCGATCAAAAAGTCGCCTACCCAACCACTTATGCCCCCGAGATTCTGGAAGCCTTTCCCAATAAGCATCCCCATAACGATTATTTCGTTAAGTTTACCTGCCCAGAATTCACCAGCCTGTGCCCAATGACCGGCCAGCCTGATTTCGCCAATATTTACATCTCCTACATCCCAGGCGAAAAGATGGTCGAAAGCAAATCACTCAAGCTCTATCTATTTAGCTTTCGCAACCACGGCGACTTTCACGAAGACTGCATCAACATCATCATGAAAGATTTAATTCAGCTAATGGACCCCAAATACATTGAAGTATGGGGCATTTTCACCCC comes from Neisseriaceae bacterium CLB008 and encodes:
- the queF gene encoding preQ(1) synthase — protein: MRQAEDLTSLTLLGDQKVAYPTTYAPEILEAFPNKHPHNDYFVKFTCPEFTSLCPMTGQPDFANIYISYIPGEKMVESKSLKLYLFSFRNHGDFHEDCINIIMKDLIQLMDPKYIEVWGIFTPRGGIAIHPYANHGRPQTEWADMAKQRLFSHDRQPWQHP